The following is a genomic window from Stenotrophomonas maltophilia.
GTGCGCTACCACCGCATGCGTGGCTACGACACGCTGTGGCAGGTCGGTACCGACCACGCCGGCATCGCCACCGAAATGGTGGTCAGCCGCAACCTGGCGCTGGAAGGCAAGGGCGAGACCCGCGATTCGCTGGGCCGCGAAGGCTTCATCGGCAAGGTCTGGGAGTGGAAGCAGCAGTCCGGCGACACCATCGAGCGCCAGATGCGCCGCCTCGGCACCTCCGCCGACTGGTCGCGCAGCACCTTCACCATGGACCCGCAGCCGTCGGCCGCGGTGAACGAAGCCTTCGTGCGCTGGTACGAGCAGGGCCTGATCTACCGTGGCCAGCGCCTGGTCAACTGGGACCCGGTGCTGAAGACCGCCATTTCCGACCTGGAAGTGGAGAGCGCCGAGGAAGACGGCTTCCTGTGGTCGATCGCCTACACGCTCGATGACGGCCTGAGCTACGAGCACGTCGAGCGCGATGCCGACGGCGTGGAAACCCTGCGCGAGACCCGCGACTACCTGGTGGTGGCCACCACCCGCCCGGAAACCCTGCTGGGTGATACGGCGGTGATGGTGCATCCGGAAGACGAGCGCTATGCGCACCTGATCGGCAAGCAGGTGGTGCTGCCGTTGACCGGCCGCCGCGTGCCGGTGATCGCCGACGACTACGTGGACCGTGCCTTCGGCACCGGCGTGGTCAAGGTCACCCCGGCGCACGACTTCAACGACTATGAAGTCGGCGTGCGCCACAGCCTGCCGATGATCAACCTGTTCACCCCGGTGGCGGCGCTGAATGAAAATGCGCCCGAACGCTTCCAGGGACTGGACCGCTACGCCGCGCGCAAGGCGGTGCTGGCCGAGCTGGAAGACCTGGGCATTCTGGTCGAGACCCGCGCGCACAAGCTGCAGGTGCCGCGCGGCGACCGTACCGGCCAGGTGATCGAGCCGTACCTGACCGACCAGTGGTTCGTGAAGATGGACGACCTGGCCAAGCGCGGTCTGGAACTGGTCGAAGACGGAACCATCGCCTTCGTGCCGCCGAACTGGATCAACACCTACCGCCACTGGATGAACAACATCCAGGATTGGTGCATCAGCCGCCAGCTGTGGTGGGGCCACCGCATTCCGGCGTGGTTCGACGCCGCCACCGGCAGCTGCTACGTCGGTCGCAGCGAAGCGGAAGTGCGCGCCAAGCACAACCTCGGCAGCGACGTGGTGCTGAACCAGGAAAGCGACGTGCTGGAGACCTGGTTCTCCTCGCAGCTGTGGCCGTTCTCCACCCTGGGCTGGCCGAACGAACAGGCCATGGCCGAGCGCGGCTTCGACCGTTACCTGCCGTCGTCGGTGCTGATCACCGGCTTCGACATCATCTTCTTCTGGGTGGCGCGCATGATCATGGCCACCGACAACCTGGTCGGGAAGATCCCGTTCAAGGACGTCTACTTCACCGGCCTGATCCGCGACGGCCAGGGCCAGAAGATGTCCAAGAGCAAGGGCAACGTGCTCGACCCGCTGGACATCATCGACGGCATCAGCATCGACGACCTGGTCGCCAAGCGTACCGGCGGCCTGATGCAGCCGAAGATGGTGGAGAAGATCGAGAAGGCCACCCGCAAGGAATTCCCGGACGGCATCGCTGCCCACGGTGCCGATGCGTTGCGCTTCACCATCGCCGCGCTGGCCACCCACGGCCGCGACATCAAGTTCGACATGAACCGCGCCGAGGGCTACAAGAACTTCTGCAACAAGCTGTGGAATGCCAGCCGCTTCGCCCTGATGAACACCGAGGGCGCCGCATTCACTGGCGTGCCGACGCCGCGCACCGACGCCGAGCGCTGGATCCTGGCGCGCCTGGCGGCGGTGTCGGCCGAAGCGCAGGGCCACTACGCCAACTACCGCTTCGACCTGCTGGCGCAGTGCCTGTACGAGTTCGCCTGGAACGAGTTCTGCGACTGGTTCCTGGAACTGAGCAAGCCGGCATTGAACGGTGCCGACGCCGCCGACGCCGAAAGCACCCGCCACACCCTGCTGTACGTGCTCGAAGCGCTGCTGCGCCTGCTGCATCCGCTGACCCCGTTCATCACCGAACAGCTGTGGCAGCAGCTGGCGCCGCGTCTGGGCCTGGCCGCGACCACGCTGTCGCTGCGCCCGTACCCGACCGCCGACGAATTCGCCGGCGACTTCGCCCAGGCCGAGGCCGACGTGGAGTGGCTGAAGGCGGCCATCAGCGCCGTGCGCCGCGTGCGCAGTGAACTCAATGTCGCCCCGTCCAAGCTGGTGCCGCTGCGCCTGCAGGCAGGCCTCGAGCTGGACCGTGTGCGCATCGAACGCTTCAATGCCTCGCTGTCGTTCCTGCTGAAGCTGGACAGCATCCAGTGGCTGGCCGAGGGTGAAAGCGCACCGCCGGCCGCTGCGGCGATCGTCGGCGAGCTGAAGCTGCTGGTGCCGCTGGAAGGCCTGGTCGATCTCGATGCCGAGCGTGCGCGCCTGGACAAGGAAATCGCCCGCGTCGAAGCAGAGAAGGAGAAGAGCGAGACCAAGCTGGCCAGGTTCACCGACAAGGTGCCGCCGGCCGTGGTCGAGCAGGAGCGTGTGCGCCTGGCCGACTGGAACACCCAGCTGGCCGGCCTGCGCGAGCAGCGCGCGAAGCTGTAACGCCACCCTCTGGTGCGTGCCAACCAAGGTTGGCACCTACCACCGCGGAATCGGAAACGCCGGGCGATGCCCGGCGTTTCCATTTCCCCCGCATGGCATCATCGCCCGATGCCTCTTTCGATCTTCCTGCTGGTTCTCGCCGCGGCGGCACTGCATGCCAGCTGGAATGCGATCGTCAAGCGCGGGCCGGACAAGTTCCTCGGCACCGTGCTGGTTACCGGCAGCGCCGCGCTGCTGTCGTCCGCCGCCCTGCCCTTCCTGCCGTTTCCCGCCGCGCACAGCTGGCCCTGGCTGGGCGCATCGGTGCTGCTGCAGGTGACCTACTACGGCCTGGTCGCACGCTGCTATCAGCAGGTCGACATGAGCCTGGCCTATCCGCTGATGCGTGGCAGTGCGCCGATCCTGGTCGCGCTGGCGGGCACCCTGCTCGGCGAACGGCTGCCACCTGCGGCCTGGCTGGGCGTGCTGCTGGTCAGTACCGGCATCCTGTGCATGGCACTGGGTGCACGCGGCGGTCAACTGCGCCTGCCGCTGCTGACCGCCGCGATGATCGCCACCTACACCCTGGTCGATGCGCAGGGCGCACGCCAGTCCGGCAACGCGCTCAGCTACACGTTGTGGCTGTTCCTGCTGTCGGGCATTCCGCTGCCGCTGTGGGCGTTGTACACGCGCGGCGGCGCGGTGCTGGACTATGCGCGGCAGCATTGGCCGCTGGGACTGGCCGGTGGCGTCGGCACCACGGCCTCCTATGCGATGGCCTTGTGGGCCATGACCCAGGCACCGGTGGCCATGGTCTCGGCGCTGCGCGAATCCTCGATCCTGTTCGCGCTGCTGATCTCGGTGTTCCTGCTGCGCGAACGCATTCCGCGCGCGCGCTGGCTGGCAGCGTCGCTCATCGTGAGCGGCGTATTGGCGTTGCGGTTGGCGTAACGGTAGCGCCGGGCCGTGCCCGGCGAGCGCAGTAGTGCCGCCCCCGGGCCGGCACCCCTTCTCCGTTACAGCGGCGGCATCGCCTGCAGGTCGTCGCCGACCAGTTCGATGGCCATCACCACCGCGTCCTCCCGACCCTGTGCGGCCGGGTAATAGCGCGGCCGGCGGCCGATCTCGTTGAAGCCTTCGCTGTGGTACAGCGCCAATGCCGGCGTGTTCGACGGGCGCACCTCAAGGAACACCCGCTGCGCGCCCCGATCACGGGCCAGCTGGACCAGCGCGCGCAGCAGTTGGCGGCCCAGGCCACGCGATTGCGCCAGCGGATCGATGCAGATGTTCAGCACGTGCGCCTCATCGGCGGCGAGGCTGAGCACGCCGTAGCCGATCAGCTGGCCGTCGCGCTCCATCGCCAGGCCGGGATAGCCGGCGCGCAGGCAGTCGATGAAGATGCCGCGGGTCCAAGGAAACGGATAGCCACGCAGCTCGATCGCCATCACCGCATTGAGATCGCTCTCGCGCAGCGCGCGCAGGCGCACCGGCCCCGGCTGGCTGACCGCACTCATGCTGCCCCCCGCTTGCGCAGGGCACGCAGCTGCGGCCACAGCGCACGCTTGGCGGCCGGATCGTGGCGCAGCTGGTCCAGCGGCCAGCTGTCCATCAGCGCCTGGGTGGCCGGGTCGTTCGGGTTGCAGCCCGACGCACGCAGCAAGGCGATCTGCAGCCGGTCCGGCAGGCGCACCACCGGTTGCCGGGCGTTGCCGCTGGGCAACGGACGTGCCGTGGCCGCTGCGGTATCCGGTGCGGTGACCGGAGGCTCGCGACGCGGCGGTGCCGGGCGTTCCGGGCGCGCCGCAGGTGCGGCGCCGCCATGGCGTTCGTGGGCCGCATCGTCCACGTGGGCGGGCCCGGCCGGCGGCGCAGCGCGGGCTTCGGCGTTGGCCACGCTCAGCTGCAGCGCGGCATCCAGCTCGGCAGCCAGCTGGCCGTCGTGGTAGACGGCGTAGCCCATGGCCTGCAGCCAGGCCTGCTGGGCCGGCGACCACAGCACGGGCAGATCCTGGCTCACGCGGCCTCGGACTTCTTGCGCAGGCGTTGTACGGCCCACATCACCGGGCCGGACAGGGCGTACAGGATGCCGACCGCGAACAGCACGCGCGGCAGGTCGATCACCGCGATGGCGATGGCCACCGGCACCAGCGCCAGCACCAGGAACGGCACGCGCTCAGCACGACCGTCCTTGGCGGCACCGCCCTTGAAGCTCCAGAAGCGGATACGGCTGACCATCAGCAGCGCGGCGACCAGGGTCACCGCCAGCGCGACGTAGCGCAGCTGATTGCCATCCCAGCCCAGATTGCCGTCGGCGAAAGCCCAGACAAAGGACATCATCAGGCCGGCCGCGGCCGGGCTGGCCAGGCCGACGAACCAGCGCTTGTCGACCACCGCCACCTGGGTGTTGAAGCGGGCCAGGCGCAGGGCCGCGCACGCGGCATACAGGAATGCCACCGCCCAGCCGACGCGGCCCAGCAGCGGGTCATCGAACTTCAGCCACGACAGCGACCAGTGGTACATCACCAGCGCCGGCGCCATGCCGAAGCTGACCAGGTCGGCCAGCGAGTCGTACTGCACGCCGAACTCGCTGCTGGTACCGGTCAGGCGCGCCACGCGCCCGTCCAGCCCATCCATCACTGCGGCCACGAACACCGCAATGCTGGCGTTGACGAAATCGCCGTTGGCGGCAGCGATGATCGCGTAGAAGCCCGCGAACAGGCCGGCCGTGGTGAACAGGTTGGGCAGCAGGTAAATCGTGCGCGAGCGCGGCGGCGGTGTGATCGGGTCCATGGAATCCAGTTTAATCGACTTGCCAGCCGTCGGCGCCAATGCTGCAATCGGCGTTCTACGCCCATTCTGCGGAGTTTGCCATGCGTGCCCTGTCCAGCCTTGGATGCCTGCTGCTGTTGGCCAGTGCCAACGCCGTGGCCGGCCCGGTGTACAAGTGGAAGGACGCCAATGGCGTTACGCAGTACTCGGAGACCCCTCCGGCGGGCAGGAAGTATGAGACCCGTGAGCAGGCCCGCAGCCCCCAGGCCGCGGCCAGCGCCGAGGCTCCGGCCGCGCCGGTGCCCGAGCCGTGCAGTACCGCCCGCGCCAACCTGGCCCTGCTGGAAGGCACCGGCCAGGTGATGCACGACACCGATGGCGACGGCAAGCCCGATACCGCGTTGACCCCGGAACAGCGCAGCGCGCAGAAGGGGTTGGCGGAAGCGGCCATCAAGGCGTACTGCCCGGCGGAGTGAGGGTATCGGCAGGGCTTGCAGCCCTGCACCTGCTTCAAGCAACGGCAACGGCAACAGCCGGCTATGGGCTTTCTGTGGGTTTGGCGGGGCGGTGTGGGCTGGCAGGACACGCCGTAAACCCTTCCATGGGGGCTCGATGGCGCCATCCATGGCGCCAACGGTCCTGCCAGCCCACACCACCCCACCTCCGACAGGTTCCTGGTGACGGTGGCAGATCCACGCCATGCGTGGATGAATCTCCATGGAAATCGAATATTTCGAGAATTGATCGAAAAGCCGAGCATGGCTCGGCTCTACAAAAGGGCGACAGATCGCGGAAAACTGTCGAAGGCGGGGTGGGTCCGGTTGCGGGGGCGTGAGCGCCATGGATGGCGCGACCGAGCCTACAGGGACGTATTTACGGCGTCCCCCGCAACCGGACCCACCCCGCCATCCCACGGGAAGTCCGCCTTTGCCGTTGCTTCGGCAGTTGCAGTTGACGTTGCTTGAGGCGGGTGCAGGGCGCAGCCCTGCCAGTACCCCCACCCCGGCCGGGCTGGCAGAATAGGCGACTCTGCCGTTATCCGAAGCCGACGATGCGCCTCTCCCAGTTCCACCTGCACACCACCAAGGAAACCCCCAGCGACGCCGAGCTGACCAGCCACCGGCTGATGCTGCGCGCGGGGATGATCCGCAAGCTCGCCTCCGGCCTGTACACCTGGTCGCCGCTGGGCCTGCGCGTGCTGCGCAAGGTCGAACGCATCGTGCGCGAGGAAATGGACCGTGCCGGCGCGGTGGAATTCCAGATCCCCACCATCCAGCCGAAGGAACTGTGGGAGCAGACCGGGCGCTGGCAGAAGTTCGGCCCGCAGCTGCTGAAGATCAAGGACCGCAAGGACCAGGTGTTCTGCTACAGCCCGACCGCCGAGGAAGCAGCCTGCGACTTCGCGCGCAGCGAGCTGTCCAGCTACAAGCAGCTGCCGGTGAATTTCTACCAGGTGCAGACCAAGTTCCGCGACGAGATCCGCCCGCGCTTCGGCGTGATGCGTTCGCGCGAGTTCCTGATGAAGGACGCCTATTCGTTCCACCTGCACGATGAATGCCTGGTGCGCGAATACGAAAACATGAAGTCGGCCTACAGCCGCATCTTCACCCGCCTGGGCCTGGACTTCCGCATGGTGCAGGCCGATTCCGGTGCGATCGGCGGCGATGCCTCGCAGGAATTCCACGTGATCGCCGATTCCGGCGAAGACGCACTGGTGTTCTCCACCGGCTCGGATTACGCGGCCAACATGGAAGCGGCGATCGCGGCCGATCCGGCGCCGCGTGCGGCCGCCACCGAAGCCATGCGCAAGGTCGACACGCCCACCCAGAAGACCTGCGAGGACGTCGCCGCCCTGCTCGGCATCGACCTGCAGCGCACCGTGAAGTCGGTGGCGCTGGTCGCCGGCGAAGGCCAGGCGCAGCAGTTCGTGCTGGTGCTGGTGCGCGGCGACCATGAGGTCAACGAGATCAAGCTGGCCAAGGTGGCCGGTCTGGACGAACAGCGCTTCGCCAGCGAAGCGGAGATCGCCGAGTACCTGGGCAGCGTGCCCGGCTTCCTCGGCCCGGTCGCCCCGGCCAAGGCCATCCGCGTGGTCGCCGATCGCGAAGTGGCGGCGATGTCCGACTTCGTCGTCGGCGCCAACGAAGCCGGCTTCCACCTGGCCGGCGTCAACTGGGGCCGCGATCTGCCGGAACCGGAAGTGGCCGACATCCGCAACGTGCGTGCCGGTGACCGGGCGCTGGACGGTGGCGAACTGAAGATCGCCCGCGGCATCGAAGTCGGCCACGTGTTCCAGCTCGGCCGCAAGTACGCCGAAGCACTCGATGCCACCGTGCTGGACGAGAACGGCAAGGCCGCGGTGATGGCGATGGGGTGCTATGGCATCGGCATCTCGCGCGTGGTGGCTGCCGCAATTGAACAGAACCATGACGATGCCGGCATCATCTGGCCGGACGCGATGGCACCGTGGCAGGTGGTGGTGTGCGTGATCAACCCGAAGGGTGACGCTGCGGTGGCCGAAGCGGCGGCCAGCCTGCTGCAGGAACTGCGCGACGCCGGCCTGGATGCGGCGCTCGATGACCGTGGCCTGCGCCCGGGCGCGATGTTCGCCGACATGGAACTGATCGGTATTCCGCACCGCGTGGTGGTCAGCGAACGAGGCCTGGCTGCAGGTACCTACGAGTACCGTTCGCGCCGCGCCAGCGAAGCCGAGAGCCTGGACAAGGCCTCCCTGCTGCAGCGCCTGCAGGGCTGATCGGCACACTGGACCGGGGCATGCCCCGGTCTTTTTTTGCCGGTGACCGGCCCGCCGGAATATGGCAGCAGACATAATCCGGTCAAAATGCCCGCGTTGCAGCCGGCAGGTCGCCAAGACCTGTCCCGGCAGTATTTGTGCTTGGAATAATTCATCTCTATTCTGTCCCGCGACGCCATGGACTGGCTCGTCCCGTCCACACATTAGTTTCTGGAGTAACCGTAAATGAGCATTGACCTGACCGGCCTGTCGGCACGCGAGCTGGGCGCCCTGATCCGCACCGCGAAGAAGCAGCAGACCATCGTTGCCAAGCGCCGGCCGATCACCAAGGTTCGCGCCCAGCTGACCAAGCTGGCCAAGACCGAGGGTTACACGATCGAGGAACTGTTCGGCGACGCCCCGGCACCGCGCGCGCGCAAGGTGGCCAAGGCCGCCAAGGCGCCGTCCAAGACCGCCGGCCGCAAGCTGGGCAAGGTGGCGCCGAAGTACCGCAACCCGGCCAACCCGAAGGAAACCTGGACCGGCCGTGGCAAGCAGCCGCGCTGGATGGCCGAGCTGACCGCCAAGGGCAACAAGAAGCCGGAAGATTTCCTGATCAAGAAGGCCTGAGGCCGGATCGGAAAGCAGTGGGAAAACGCCGGCGAAAGCCGGCGTTTTTCATTCTTCGGCGTGTGGACCAACGGTCCACACCCACCGACATCATCACAGGGTTTTGCGGGCCGGCATCAGCAGGTTGCCGAACAGCAGGCCGGCCACCAGCGCCATCACCACGTTGAGCACGGTGAGGAACACGCTTTGCCCGGCACCCACGTCCTGCTGCTGGACCAGGGTCAGCACGCCGCGCAGGCTGGTGCTGCCGGGCACCATCATGATGATGCCGGGCAGGCGGATGATCGCGCCCGGGCGGCCGACCAGGCGGCCGAACAGGTTGCCGCCGGCGGTCAGCAGCATCGCCGACAGGAAGATGCCCGCCGGTGCACCCCAGGCATGGCCACCGAACTTGGAGATGGCATAGCCGGCCACCGACGCGGCGATCACCCATGGATAGTCGCGACGGTTGGCCTTGAACAGCATCGCAAAGGCGAATGCCGCGGTCAGCAGCGAGCCCCACTCCACCCACGGCCCCTGCGGCCGCGCGGCGCGGATCACCGGGTCCAGGCCGAGCACATCGGCCAGGGTCACCGCGATCATCGCGCCGACACTGAGCTTCATGATGGTGGTCAGCGCGCCGGCGAAGCGCGCCGTGCCCGATACCCAATGCTGGCTGGCCAGTTCGTTGACCGCGTTGGTCAACGACATGCCGGGCAGCAGCACCACCAGCGAGGCGATGATCACGGTGTTGAGGTTGAGCGCACCGATGAAGGAAGCCACCAGCGTGGCGACCATGCCGGCCAGCAGCGCGGCCAGCGCCTCGGCCGCCTCGCGGGTGGCCGGGCGACGGTCGGTGACCATGCCGAGCAGGCCGATCATCAGGCCGATGACACCGGCGGTGGCGATGTCCAGCCACGGCAGTTTCCACATGCCGGCCACGCCGGCCGCGCCCAGGCTGAAGGACAGGATGGTGCGCAGCTTGCCGCGCCGTCCCGGATCCTTGTCCAGCTGGCGCAGCGCCGTGTGGCCCTGGGCGATGCTCATCCGGCCGTTGGACACTTCCTCGGCGATGCGGTCGGCCACGCTGAGCTTGTGCAGGTCGTTCTCGCCGGGAGCCAGGCGGATCACCCGGGTGATGTCGCTGGAACCGATCGCCTGTGCCGGGTCACTGAAGCTGAGGATGATACCGGTGGGATTCGACCACGGTTCACAATCCAGATCGAGCTGGCGTGCCAGTGCCACCACCGCCGTTTCCAGGCGCTGGGCCGTGGTGCCATAGCTGTGCAGGCGTCCGGCGATCTCGGAAACGAAGGCCACGCGCTGTGCGTAGGTGGCCTGGGGCGTGGGGATCGTGTGAGCGTCTGCGGACATGCGCCGTAGTATTACCTACGCCGGGCCCTGCCGGATAAATTCAGCCGGGTTCGACCCGACGCCCGCTACAGAACGGTTATGCTGCGATCCGAATGGCCCACGTGACCCCGAACCACGCCCCCCAGCTCGAGCAGGACGCCCATGATCCGGGCCTGATCCACCTGTCCGGCACCTGGACCTTGAAGACCGCGCTGGCCGCGGCCGAGGTCCTGCATGGCGTTCCCGACAAGCTGACCGGCATCGATGCCACCGGCATCGAACAGCTGGACTCGGCCGGCGTACTGCAGGTACTGCGTGTGGCCCATCGCGCCGACCTGGGCGAAGAGGCCCTGCAGTTCCGTCCGGATCATCAGGCGCTGGTGTGCACCATCGAGGAAGTGGCCGACGACCGGCCCAAACCCAAGCGCGATTTCGGCGTGCTGGCCGCGCTGGAGCGCCTTGGTGTCAGCGTGCATGCCACCGGCCACAACATCAAGGCGCTGTGCAGCTTCCTCGGCGAGAACCTGGTCAAGGCCGCACGCCTGGTCAAGGAACCGCGCCGGTTCCGGCTCACCGCCACCGTGCACCAGATGGAACAGGTGGGCCTGGATGCGGTGCCATTGGTGGCGCTGCTGTCCTACCTGGTCGGCGCGGTCATCGCCTTCCTCGGCTCCACCATCCTGCGTGACTTCGGCGCGGAGATCTATGTGGTGGAGCTGGTGAACATCGCCTTCCTGCGCGAGTTCGCCGTGCTGCTGACCGCGATCGTGCTGGCCGGCCGCACCGCCAGTGCGTTCACCGCGCAGATCGGTGCGATGAAGGCACGCGAGGAGATCGATGCGATGCGTACGCTGGGGCTGGACCCGGTCGATCTGCTGGTGCTGCCGCGCCTGCTGGCACTGCTGGTCACGCTGCCGCTGCTGACCTTCATCGCGATGATCGCCGGCCTGGCCGGCGGCATCACCGTGGGTGCGTTCGACCTGGATATTCCGCCACAGATGTACATCGCGCGCATGCACGAGACGATGGAAGTGCGGCACATGCTGGTCGGCCTGTCCAAGGCACCGGTGTTCGCGCTGGTGATCGGCCTGATCGGCTGCCTGGAAGGGCTGAAGGTGGAAGGCACCGCGCAGTCGGTGGGTGAACGCACCACCTCCAGCGTGGTGCAGACCATCTCGCTGGTGATCATCATCGACGCCTTCGCGGCGTTGTGGTTCATGCACATGGACTGGTGAGATGACCACATCGCCTGCCACCGAAACCCTCGACATGCGCGATGGCGACGGCCACGAGCTGGCCATCCGCGTGCGCGGGCTGGTCAACCGCTTCGGCAGCCAGACCGTGCACGAAGACCTGGACCTGGACGTGCGCCGTGGCGAAATCCTCGGCGTGGTCGGGGGTTCGGGTACCGGCAAGTCGGTGTTGATGCGCTCCATCCTCGGCCTGCGTACGCCCGATGCGGGGCAGATCGAAGTGCTCGGCCGCAACGCGCGTGCCGACGATGCCGAAAGCCGCCTGCACATCGAGCGCAACACCGGCGTGCTGTTCCAGGATGGCGCCCTGTTCTCCTCGCTGACCGTGGGCGAGAACGTGCAGGTGCCGCTGAAGGAGCACCACCGCGAGCTGCCCGAGCGCTGGCACTACGAACTGGCGCTGTTGAAGGTGAAGCTGGCCGGCCTGTCGGCCGATGCGATCAACAAGCTGCCCTCGCAGCTGTCCGGCGGCATGCGCAAGCGCGCCGGGCTGGCACGTGCGCTGGCACTGGATCCACCGCTGTTGTTCCTGGATGAGCCCACCGCCGGCCTGGATCCGATTGGTGCGGCGGCATTCGACCGCCTGATCAAGACCCTGCAGGAAGCACTGGGGCTGACCGTGTTCCTGATCACCCATGACCTGGACACGCTGTACGCCATCTGCGACCGCGTCGCCGTGCTGGCCGACCGCAAGGTGGTCGCCAACGCACCGCTGCCTGACATCGAGAAACTGGATCATCCGTGGATCCAGGAATACTTCCACGGACCGCGTGCGCGTGCCGCGCGCGGCGAACAGATCGAGAGTGCCTGAGCCATGGAAACCAAAGCCAACTACGTGCTGATCGGCGCGTTCACCCTGATCACCGGCCTGGCCCTGCTGGCCTTCGGCCTGTGGGCGGCCAAGTACTCATCCGACCGCACCTGGCAGGAATACCGCGTGGTGTTCCGCGAGGCGGTGACCGGCCTGTCGGTCGGCAGCCCGGTGCAGTACAACGGCATCGCGGTCGGCTCGATCACCGAGCTGAACCTGGTTCCCGATGACCCGCGCCAGGTGGTCGCGCGCATCCGCCTCAATTCGACCACGCCGGTCAAGACCGATACCCGCGCCAAGCTGGCGAT
Proteins encoded in this region:
- a CDS encoding valine--tRNA ligase — encoded protein: MTQLASSYDPKSFETDLYEAWEKAGHFKPSGTGEPYTILLPPPNVTGTLHMGHAFQQTLMDALVRYHRMRGYDTLWQVGTDHAGIATEMVVSRNLALEGKGETRDSLGREGFIGKVWEWKQQSGDTIERQMRRLGTSADWSRSTFTMDPQPSAAVNEAFVRWYEQGLIYRGQRLVNWDPVLKTAISDLEVESAEEDGFLWSIAYTLDDGLSYEHVERDADGVETLRETRDYLVVATTRPETLLGDTAVMVHPEDERYAHLIGKQVVLPLTGRRVPVIADDYVDRAFGTGVVKVTPAHDFNDYEVGVRHSLPMINLFTPVAALNENAPERFQGLDRYAARKAVLAELEDLGILVETRAHKLQVPRGDRTGQVIEPYLTDQWFVKMDDLAKRGLELVEDGTIAFVPPNWINTYRHWMNNIQDWCISRQLWWGHRIPAWFDAATGSCYVGRSEAEVRAKHNLGSDVVLNQESDVLETWFSSQLWPFSTLGWPNEQAMAERGFDRYLPSSVLITGFDIIFFWVARMIMATDNLVGKIPFKDVYFTGLIRDGQGQKMSKSKGNVLDPLDIIDGISIDDLVAKRTGGLMQPKMVEKIEKATRKEFPDGIAAHGADALRFTIAALATHGRDIKFDMNRAEGYKNFCNKLWNASRFALMNTEGAAFTGVPTPRTDAERWILARLAAVSAEAQGHYANYRFDLLAQCLYEFAWNEFCDWFLELSKPALNGADAADAESTRHTLLYVLEALLRLLHPLTPFITEQLWQQLAPRLGLAATTLSLRPYPTADEFAGDFAQAEADVEWLKAAISAVRRVRSELNVAPSKLVPLRLQAGLELDRVRIERFNASLSFLLKLDSIQWLAEGESAPPAAAAIVGELKLLVPLEGLVDLDAERARLDKEIARVEAEKEKSETKLARFTDKVPPAVVEQERVRLADWNTQLAGLREQRAKL
- a CDS encoding EamA family transporter, whose product is MPLSIFLLVLAAAALHASWNAIVKRGPDKFLGTVLVTGSAALLSSAALPFLPFPAAHSWPWLGASVLLQVTYYGLVARCYQQVDMSLAYPLMRGSAPILVALAGTLLGERLPPAAWLGVLLVSTGILCMALGARGGQLRLPLLTAAMIATYTLVDAQGARQSGNALSYTLWLFLLSGIPLPLWALYTRGGAVLDYARQHWPLGLAGGVGTTASYAMALWAMTQAPVAMVSALRESSILFALLISVFLLRERIPRARWLAASLIVSGVLALRLA
- the rimI gene encoding ribosomal protein S18-alanine N-acetyltransferase yields the protein MSAVSQPGPVRLRALRESDLNAVMAIELRGYPFPWTRGIFIDCLRAGYPGLAMERDGQLIGYGVLSLAADEAHVLNICIDPLAQSRGLGRQLLRALVQLARDRGAQRVFLEVRPSNTPALALYHSEGFNEIGRRPRYYPAAQGREDAVVMAIELVGDDLQAMPPL
- a CDS encoding DNA polymerase III subunit psi; the protein is MSQDLPVLWSPAQQAWLQAMGYAVYHDGQLAAELDAALQLSVANAEARAAPPAGPAHVDDAAHERHGGAAPAARPERPAPPRREPPVTAPDTAAATARPLPSGNARQPVVRLPDRLQIALLRASGCNPNDPATQALMDSWPLDQLRHDPAAKRALWPQLRALRKRGAA
- the pssA gene encoding CDP-diacylglycerol--serine O-phosphatidyltransferase — protein: MDPITPPPRSRTIYLLPNLFTTAGLFAGFYAIIAAANGDFVNASIAVFVAAVMDGLDGRVARLTGTSSEFGVQYDSLADLVSFGMAPALVMYHWSLSWLKFDDPLLGRVGWAVAFLYAACAALRLARFNTQVAVVDKRWFVGLASPAAAGLMMSFVWAFADGNLGWDGNQLRYVALAVTLVAALLMVSRIRFWSFKGGAAKDGRAERVPFLVLALVPVAIAIAVIDLPRVLFAVGILYALSGPVMWAVQRLRKKSEAA
- a CDS encoding DUF4124 domain-containing protein, producing MRALSSLGCLLLLASANAVAGPVYKWKDANGVTQYSETPPAGRKYETREQARSPQAAASAEAPAAPVPEPCSTARANLALLEGTGQVMHDTDGDGKPDTALTPEQRSAQKGLAEAAIKAYCPAE
- a CDS encoding proline--tRNA ligase, translated to MRLSQFHLHTTKETPSDAELTSHRLMLRAGMIRKLASGLYTWSPLGLRVLRKVERIVREEMDRAGAVEFQIPTIQPKELWEQTGRWQKFGPQLLKIKDRKDQVFCYSPTAEEAACDFARSELSSYKQLPVNFYQVQTKFRDEIRPRFGVMRSREFLMKDAYSFHLHDECLVREYENMKSAYSRIFTRLGLDFRMVQADSGAIGGDASQEFHVIADSGEDALVFSTGSDYAANMEAAIAADPAPRAAATEAMRKVDTPTQKTCEDVAALLGIDLQRTVKSVALVAGEGQAQQFVLVLVRGDHEVNEIKLAKVAGLDEQRFASEAEIAEYLGSVPGFLGPVAPAKAIRVVADREVAAMSDFVVGANEAGFHLAGVNWGRDLPEPEVADIRNVRAGDRALDGGELKIARGIEVGHVFQLGRKYAEALDATVLDENGKAAVMAMGCYGIGISRVVAAAIEQNHDDAGIIWPDAMAPWQVVVCVINPKGDAAVAEAAASLLQELRDAGLDAALDDRGLRPGAMFADMELIGIPHRVVVSERGLAAGTYEYRSRRASEAESLDKASLLQRLQG
- a CDS encoding H-NS family nucleoid-associated regulatory protein, which produces MSIDLTGLSARELGALIRTAKKQQTIVAKRRPITKVRAQLTKLAKTEGYTIEELFGDAPAPRARKVAKAAKAPSKTAGRKLGKVAPKYRNPANPKETWTGRGKQPRWMAELTAKGNKKPEDFLIKKA
- a CDS encoding threonine/serine ThrE exporter family protein — protein: MSADAHTIPTPQATYAQRVAFVSEIAGRLHSYGTTAQRLETAVVALARQLDLDCEPWSNPTGIILSFSDPAQAIGSSDITRVIRLAPGENDLHKLSVADRIAEEVSNGRMSIAQGHTALRQLDKDPGRRGKLRTILSFSLGAAGVAGMWKLPWLDIATAGVIGLMIGLLGMVTDRRPATREAAEALAALLAGMVATLVASFIGALNLNTVIIASLVVLLPGMSLTNAVNELASQHWVSGTARFAGALTTIMKLSVGAMIAVTLADVLGLDPVIRAARPQGPWVEWGSLLTAAFAFAMLFKANRRDYPWVIAASVAGYAISKFGGHAWGAPAGIFLSAMLLTAGGNLFGRLVGRPGAIIRLPGIIMMVPGSTSLRGVLTLVQQQDVGAGQSVFLTVLNVVMALVAGLLFGNLLMPARKTL